The following DNA comes from Aythya fuligula isolate bAytFul2 chromosome 14, bAytFul2.pri, whole genome shotgun sequence.
ATGGGATGAAACGGAGCTCAGCACGTCCCAGCCAAGGTGTTTGGCgcgctgctgcctgcagcacatcGCGACGGGACACAATGGGGTTCTGGACTTGCACCCCATACATCACAACCCATGTGCCCCACAAACTTCACGCACCCTATGCACGGCATCCCATGCAGCCCACACACCCCATGCACCCCATACACCCCCCACACCACACCACCGAGCACCCCACAGGCTGCCAGCACCCCTGTCCCCTAGAACTGCCCCGCAGGgtgcccccccacaccccacatACCACAGGAATATCACGTACCCCATACACCCCACGCATCCCATATATACACCCCCTATATACCCCTTTACACCCCATATACCCCACGTACCCCCTGTCCTCCACGTACCCCACACACCCCATATACCCTATACACCCCCTATACCCCACACACCCTATATACCCCCTGtaccccacacacacaccctatACACCCCCTATACATCCCCTATACCCCATACACCCCACACATCCCATACACCCCCTATACCCCACGTATACCCTATGTACTCCATCCCCCATGTACCCCACAACCCCCACACACCCGCTATACCCCACACACCCTCTATACACCCCCCAATACCCTATACACCCCCTATACCCCCTATACCCCATATATCCTATATACCCCATACCCCTCATATACCCCGTATATCCTATATACCCCATGCACCCCACACATCCCCTATACCCCACACACCCCCTATACCCCCCCATACCGCCCACACCCCCCCTATACCCCATACACCCCCCATACCCCGCACctcgccgccgccccccgccgcagCGGCCCCGGCCGGGCGCGCTCCCTGGGCCGCGCGGTCACGTGACACCCCGCTCAGCTGACCGCGCCGCCCGGCCGAGCCCTCCGCCGGCGCCTGCGCACGGGGAGGCAGCGAAGCCGAGGGGCGTGGCCACGAAGTGAGGGCAAGCGGGCGTGGCCGCGGGACGGCGGGGTGGGCGTGGCGGTGGGCGTGGCGGTGGGCGTGGCCTGGCGCGGTGGCGCGCCCTGGCGGCGGAACCGCGGGAAAACCTGGCGGGAACCGGGGCCACGCGGTGGcggcggccccgcagcgccgATCGCAGCCCGgagggggcagcagctcccggcccgcccccagccccccccagcgccaccaggctgcagccccgcgTCCTCCTACAAACGTTTATTAAGGGCCCGGCACCCGCCCGgcggggggggagcagggagcagggagcggAGGGGGGGTGTTAGTGGTGCTGCGGGGCGAGGTCAGGGCACCGGGAGGAGGTGGGAGCACGGCGGGGTGCTGAGGCAcctcctgcaggctctgccCAGGCAGCCGTACCGGGGTTAAGGCGTTAAAGTGCGTGGGGGACCGGCAGCAGGCACGGAATGTCAGCGAGGTGGGGGGTCACAGATGGGGGTGAGGGGGTCACCGGCACCTCTGGGCTGTGGGGATGTGGCCGGTGTCAGAACGGGGTCAGGAGGTGTTTGTAGGGCAGTGCAGTTGCAGCAGGATGGATGCTGCCCGCTAAGCCCAGTGCCTACACCACTAGCCAacccccaggctgcagctgaaggGCCCCCAGATGTGACCAGGCTGCTGGGCTTGGCGGTGTGGCCCCAGTTCATCCCACACTGGGTGCAGCATCCTGCCTCGGCTTGGTCCCAGGGGCGAAATGAGATGACCGGGACTTGGCCTTGGCCTTGGCCGTGTCACAGCCACGTCCCACCCTGAGCAATTGTGGCCCGTGGCCGGCCAcctcccctggctgctgggagcagcacgaGCCGCCTGGTGCCTTGTGTCTGGCTGAGGTTTGGGGGCTCTCCCCCCTTTTGTGATCATTGCAGGCGCATGGGGAGGTGTCCCTACAAGGACCTCATGTCCCCGAGCTGGTCCCACGCACACCATGGGGATGCTCCAAGGGCAGACCTGAGCTGCCGTGCTGGGGACAggtctcctgcagctgctctggggacaCTTCTGTGAAATTGCCCCGTCTGTGCTCCGGCCAGAGGTGGGGACAGCCACCACAGCTCGCCCTGCATCCCTCCAGCCTGCCCCCGGCGCTCCCCACGTGCTCCCTCCTTTCCTTGGGCTGCTTCAAGAAATATTGCTTTTCCCTggaatgtttgtttgtttgcttgttcgttggttttgttttcttttgttttgttttctctaaaattCCCCTGGTGAGattaagaaaagtttaaaaaaagggggcaaGCAGGTAAAAAAGTAGCTACCCCCAAGCCCCACCAACAGGCTGGGGGGAGGCTCCAAAGCCACCCTGTTCTGGGCTGGGGACACGGGTGGTGGGGttggggacagagggacagcCACGAGGGGACCTCCTGTGCTTAGCATGAGAGGGGGAAATGGGgcaggggtgagggggggggtcTCCTCCTGGCAGCGGTGTCACTCcccctgcagggacagggctggggaaagCCCCTGAGCTCGCCCAAATCTCTTCTCCTGCTTCAGATGTTAGTTTGGGACCACCGGGAGGGACACGGCGCTGGGGGGGGGTGCAGACAGAGGCAGGGACggaggtggggtggggtgggagaggtCGGACGGGGTGAGCTGAATGAGATGCAACTGGACGGGATGAGATGAGACGAGGGGAAAAAGGCGACGGGGGGAGGAGGGACGGCCCTCactgggacccccagcccctcactggGACTGCAGGGAGAAGCCCAGCTTGACGCAggccagctcctctcccttgCTGCTGACGACCGCCCGCACGCGGTAGTTGCCGTTGGTCATGAAGGAGGGCAGCTCGACGTCGGGCAGGGCGAAATCGCTGGCTGGCAGGGAGTaggagccctgcagagagggaagaTGTGTCAGCACggcccccccccgagccccccgtcACCCTCCCTGAGACCACccatgggcaggctgggggccGTACCGCTTTGAAGGGGCAGTGGCAGGGGATGCCGTAGGTGAGCAGCGGCTCCGGGCAGGGGGTGCCGGGCGGGATGAGGGTGTCGAGGATGGTGCAGATGTCGTCGTAGgtgcagctgcccagctggtCGATGCAGGGCAGCTGGATCCAGAGGTCGCCCAGAGCCTTCTCCACCACCAGCACCGTCTGGAAGAAGAGGTGTTTGGCACCGGTGCGACCAGCACGGGCACccagcgccccctccccagccacctcTCACTCCAGAAACCCTTTGGGACGTCTACGTGTCCAGCACAAGCCCTCACCTCCTTggcttcctccctccttcccccttctgCTTTCGGTTCCTCTCCCCCCACAGGTTTCCCTTCCTCCAGGCTCAACCTCACCCCTCGGCACCGAGCTCTGCGTGCGCCCGCTGCttccccaaaccctgctgccCCGACCCACCTGGCTGGGCGAGGACACAGCACCCTGCTGGCCCCCTGCCCCGGCAGGCACCGTGGTCACCTTGGGCAGCAAGCCACCACGGATCTGTTGGGTCTCATCCCCCAAAATCCCCAAAAAGTGCTGCAGCTCGGCCAGGCTGGCCGGGGCACGTCCCAGGATGGAGCAGCCGGGTCTGGCTGCTGTGAAATAAGCGCTGCAAGGCTGGGAACACCCAGGGCACTTTGCGCTTTGTTTTCTCCCCCGTTGGTACATCCCCAGGACATGGGAcgcagcccaggctgctcatccacctggggatgttcagcccaGCACCGCTCCGTGCCCGGTCCCCAAAAAGGACGGCTCATTTTGGGGCATTTTCTGGCTCCTGGTGGTTTCATGAGGCTCCCTGTCCGCCCTCGTGCCAGCACCCACCTTCAGAGGGGAGGCCAAGGCCTTGTTGCCGTTCACGGCCGCGCTGATGCGCAGGTTCCCCGGGATGCTGATGGGGTCGGGCGCCACGGAGAGGCTCTGGAGCACGACGGGATCCTTCCCCTCACCGCAGTTCTCCCAGGAGAAGCCTCCGACCTGTGGCACCGGGGGGAGAAGAGTCAGATCCCGGCTCTGCCTTGCCCTGGGTCTGCAGGGGGCTTCCCCAGGGCTGGTCCCCCAACACGCCTGCTCACAGACAGGCAGAAAATGACCTTCAGCCCCCCCGTAAAGCCaaaccctccctcctcctcctctctcagACCCCCAACCCCACGAGCCTCGGGGCATTTCAGGATCTCCCCATCAGAAAGCAATTCCAACCCCCCATTCCCTGTGCATTTTCCCCAAACCCCTGTTCCCAGGCTGCCGTCTCCACGCCAGCCAGCTCAGCCTCGAAATGCCTGGCCTGCAAACGAgctgaaaatcatttttcacaCCGGTTTCAGCACCGCAGAGCAAAGGTTGGGAAAGGGAAGGTGAGAGGAAGCGGGCTGGCCGTGTGGGCTGGCGGTGGCCGGAGCCGCTCGGTGCACAGAcggcgctggggctggggcagctcccagccttgCCCTGGGAAATCGGCTCTCGCTTTGCACTTCAAACGAGGTGGAATATTTCCCCAGTCCCTGGTGCTCGGGAGAGGCAGGCGAGCCTGACTCATcagcctccctgctcctttccaCTCCTCCAGACACCTCGCGGGGTGGGCGCCGAGCCAGCTGGGGGACCTGGGCTGGGGAAGAGTCTGGAGGAGCCTGGCAAGCAGTTTGCTCTGGTGGGATGAGGGAAACCCACGTGTGGGGGATGCCAGGCGCACGCAGGGGATGTCACACGGATGGGGGGACATCCTCTGTGTGTCCTGCACCGTTTGCTGTGGGTTTGGGAGAGGGGAATGGGGTCGTGCCCACCGGGAAACCTCAAtgctctggggctgctcctcctcgccctgctcagcaccctgggCTCACGGGGACGGCCAGGCTCAGCCCTCTGATGTTTCCCTCATGTTCCACCAGTTGGCAAAGCCAGCAGCGAGGGCTGGCAGCACATTTTGCTCCCAAACCACAGCGTGGAGCAGAACGATCCCTCGGCGCCACCTCGCATCCACCAGCCCTCGGGCAGCCTCTGCCTCCGGGACCGGGCGAGCAGGTGGAAGCAGCCAGAGCAGGCGGGGTGCTTCAAACCACAGAGAGAAAACCCGAAATCTCAGGCGGGAGGATGCCGGGGCCGTGCAGCACGAGCAGGTTtggctggagctgccctgcgagcggcggcggctgcgcGCCCCGGTGCCCgccccggcggcggcgctgcccaCGCGgggaacagccccagctgggcGCAGGGCAAGCCAGGGCACGGGCAGCACGTCCTGGGCTTTTGCAAGAGCTCggagcccctgcagccccgtgcccgTGGGGCTgagggcacagaggtgaggaggaggggaagctgGAGCGTGGGTGCGTGCGGCCGTGCGCCCCCTGCCCCTTCGCGGAGCCCTGTCCGGCCGTCATGCCcggctgccccctccccaggcaaCATCGGATTcattggaaacaaacaaacaaaaaaataaaagatttcctTCCACAGCACGTGAAAGTCATGCGGAGGTCCCCCAGAGCTGCCAGGGAGTCTTCTCTCTGTGTTTCAATCGGCGAGGGTGGATCCTGCTGCCTGGCGCTGCGTGGGAGAGCGCACGGAGGGCAGGAATAACGCC
Coding sequences within:
- the GM2A gene encoding ganglioside GM2 activator; its protein translation is MPAAGLVLALCALLQLCPAALGGLRPQLLVERSGSRRLSKVGGFSWENCGEGKDPVVLQSLSVAPDPISIPGNLRISAAVNGNKALASPLKTVLVVEKALGDLWIQLPCIDQLGSCTYDDICTILDTLIPPGTPCPEPLLTYGIPCHCPFKAGSYSLPASDFALPDVELPSFMTNGNYRVRAVVSSKGEELACVKLGFSLQSQ